A single Pseudomonas sp. HN11 DNA region contains:
- a CDS encoding VOC family protein, which translates to MTRAPFHLAIPVYDLAAARHFYGEVFGLEEGRSSEHWVDFNFFGHQLVIHEHPKTASQTSAHTNAVDGHDVPVPHFGVVLGWEDWHALAERLQARETRFVLEPHIRFKGQVGEQATLFLFDPCGNALEFKAFRDIGQLFAK; encoded by the coding sequence ATGACACGCGCACCTTTTCACCTGGCAATTCCGGTATACGACCTCGCCGCTGCGCGGCATTTCTACGGTGAAGTCTTTGGCCTTGAAGAGGGACGTTCCAGCGAGCACTGGGTAGATTTCAACTTCTTCGGGCATCAGTTGGTCATTCACGAACACCCGAAAACCGCCTCCCAGACATCAGCCCACACCAACGCGGTAGACGGCCACGACGTGCCCGTGCCGCATTTTGGCGTAGTGCTGGGCTGGGAAGATTGGCATGCCTTGGCGGAACGTCTGCAGGCCAGGGAAACCCGTTTTGTGCTGGAACCGCACATTCGCTTCAAGGGGCAGGTGGGGGAGCAGGCGACGTTGTTTCTGTTTGATCCGTGCGGGAACGCGCTGGAGTTCAAGGCATTCCGGGATATTGGGCAGTTGTTTGCGAAGTGA
- the pqqA gene encoding pyrroloquinoline quinone precursor peptide PqqA produces MTWSKPAYTDLRIGFEVTMYFASR; encoded by the coding sequence ATGACCTGGTCCAAACCTGCTTACACTGATCTGCGCATCGGTTTCGAAGTCACCATGTACTTCGCCAGCCGATAA
- a CDS encoding aspartate aminotransferase family protein has protein sequence MNLFNIRRPAPSLDDLILDTPGDSPSSESLMPTVARPAQVFVRGQGSWLWDSDDRAYLDFNQGGAANSLGHSPQVLIKALADQTQALINPGSGLHNRTQLNLVDRLCHRTGSDQAYLLNSGAEACEAAIKLARKWGQLHRSGAYRIISASSGCHGRSFAAMSASASERGNRFEPHLPGFSHVPFNDLPALHAAVDAQTVAIMLEPIQGEAGVVPATEHYLKGVERLCRELGILLILDEVHTGIGRCGTLLAEQQYGVRADIITLGKGLGGGVPLAALLARGKACCFEVGELDGTHHGNALMASAGVAVLDTVLEHGFLEQVRESGLYLGEGLARLAYRYDHGQLRGHGLMWGLTLSDDSAQAVVKAALHEGLIINAPQPDCLRFTPALTVSKSNIDEMLLRLARAFSRVRTAQLQCRKGIAV, from the coding sequence GTGAACCTGTTCAATATACGCCGTCCCGCGCCGAGCCTCGACGACCTGATCCTCGACACACCAGGCGACAGTCCTTCCAGCGAATCGCTGATGCCCACAGTGGCGCGGCCGGCTCAAGTGTTTGTGCGCGGCCAGGGCTCCTGGCTGTGGGACAGCGACGACCGCGCTTACCTGGACTTCAACCAGGGCGGCGCAGCCAACAGCCTCGGCCACAGCCCACAGGTGTTGATCAAGGCCTTGGCCGATCAGACCCAGGCGCTGATCAATCCGGGTAGCGGCCTGCATAACCGCACCCAACTCAACCTCGTTGATCGCCTGTGCCATCGCACCGGCAGCGACCAGGCGTACCTGCTCAACAGCGGCGCGGAAGCCTGCGAAGCGGCGATCAAGCTGGCGCGCAAATGGGGGCAACTGCATCGCAGTGGCGCCTACCGCATCATCAGCGCGAGCAGTGGTTGCCACGGCCGCAGCTTTGCGGCGATGTCGGCGTCGGCGAGTGAGCGTGGCAATCGTTTTGAACCGCACCTGCCGGGCTTCAGCCATGTGCCCTTCAATGACCTGCCAGCGCTGCATGCGGCAGTCGATGCGCAAACCGTTGCGATCATGCTTGAGCCGATCCAGGGTGAGGCCGGCGTGGTCCCCGCGACGGAGCACTATCTCAAAGGGGTCGAGCGGCTGTGCCGCGAATTGGGCATCCTGCTGATCCTCGACGAAGTGCACACCGGCATTGGCCGCTGCGGCACTCTGCTCGCCGAGCAGCAATACGGCGTACGGGCTGACATCATCACCCTGGGCAAAGGCCTGGGCGGCGGCGTACCCCTGGCGGCGCTGCTGGCACGCGGCAAGGCCTGCTGTTTCGAAGTGGGCGAACTGGATGGCACCCATCATGGCAATGCGCTGATGGCGTCAGCCGGGGTTGCGGTGCTCGATACCGTGTTGGAGCACGGCTTCCTGGAGCAAGTGCGTGAGTCCGGCCTTTACCTCGGCGAAGGCCTGGCCCGCCTGGCCTACCGCTACGACCACGGTCAATTGCGCGGTCACGGCCTGATGTGGGGCCTGACGCTGTCGGATGATTCGGCGCAAGCCGTCGTAAAAGCTGCCCTGCACGAAGGCCTGATCATCAATGCCCCGCAACCTGACTGCCTGCGCTTCACCCCGGCCCTGACCGTGAGCAAAAGCAACATCGACGAAATGCTCCTGCGCCTGGCCCGCGCCTTCTCCCGCGTACGCACTGCACAGCTGCAGTGCCGCAAGGGCATCGCCGTTTAA
- a CDS encoding carbon-nitrogen hydrolase family protein produces the protein MRVALYQCPPLPLDVAGNLKRLHQLAHEASGADVLVLPEMFLTGYNIGAEAVGALAEAQDGPSAQAIGELAKSAGLAILYGYPERAEDGQIYNAVQLIDAHGQQLCNYRKTHLFGDLDHSMFSTGDDDFPLVELNGWKLGFLICYDLEFPENTRRLALAGAELIMVPTANMVPFDFVADVTVRARAFENQCYVAYANYCGHEGEIQYCGQSSIAAPNGQRIAQAGLDEALIVGELDRQSILDARAANHYLQDRRPELYGALHKP, from the coding sequence ATGCGCGTCGCCCTGTACCAATGCCCACCGTTGCCGCTGGATGTAGCCGGCAATCTCAAGCGATTACACCAATTGGCGCACGAGGCGTCCGGCGCCGATGTGCTGGTGCTGCCGGAGATGTTCCTCACCGGCTACAACATCGGTGCCGAAGCTGTTGGCGCACTGGCCGAGGCGCAGGATGGGCCGTCGGCGCAGGCGATTGGCGAATTGGCCAAAAGCGCTGGGCTGGCGATTCTGTACGGTTACCCGGAGCGGGCCGAGGATGGCCAGATCTACAACGCCGTGCAGTTGATCGACGCCCACGGCCAGCAGCTGTGCAACTACCGCAAGACTCACCTGTTTGGTGACCTGGACCACTCGATGTTCAGCACCGGCGACGATGATTTCCCACTGGTGGAGCTCAACGGCTGGAAGCTCGGCTTCCTGATCTGCTACGACCTGGAATTTCCGGAAAACACCCGACGCCTGGCCCTGGCCGGTGCCGAATTGATCATGGTACCTACCGCCAATATGGTGCCGTTCGACTTTGTCGCCGACGTCACTGTGCGGGCGCGGGCCTTCGAGAACCAATGTTACGTGGCCTACGCCAATTACTGCGGGCACGAAGGCGAGATCCAGTACTGCGGGCAAAGCAGTATTGCCGCACCGAATGGCCAGCGCATTGCCCAGGCCGGATTGGACGAAGCACTGATCGTCGGGGAGTTGGATCGCCAGTCGATACTGGACGCCCGTGCCGCCAATCACTACCTGCAAGACCGTCGCCCCGAGTTGTACGGCGCGCTGCACAAGCCCTGA
- the pqqE gene encoding pyrroloquinoline quinone biosynthesis protein PqqE produces MPEKPAIGLPLWLLAELTYRCPLQCPYCSNPLDFAEQGKELTTEQWFKVFREAREMGAAQLGFSGGEPLVRKDLAELIGEARRLGFYTNLITSGIGLTEQKISDFKKAGLDHIQISFQASDEQVNNLLAGSKKAFAQKLEMARAVKAHGYPMVLNFVTHRHNIDKIDRIIELCIALEADFVELATCQFYGWAQLNRVGLLPTQEQLVRAERITNEYRAKLEAEGHPCKLIFVTPDYYEERPKACMNGWGSIFLTVTPDGTALPCHGARQMPVQFPNVREHSMQHIWYDSFGFNRFRGYDWMPEPCRSCDEKEKDFGGCRCQAFMLTGDASNADPVCSKSEQHGIILQAREEAEHATQTIEQLAFRNERNSRLIAKG; encoded by the coding sequence TTGCCTGAGAAGCCAGCCATCGGCCTGCCGCTATGGTTGCTGGCCGAGCTGACCTACCGCTGCCCATTGCAGTGCCCGTATTGCTCCAACCCGTTGGACTTTGCCGAGCAGGGCAAGGAGCTGACCACCGAACAGTGGTTCAAGGTATTTCGCGAAGCCCGCGAGATGGGTGCCGCACAGTTGGGGTTTTCCGGCGGTGAACCACTGGTGCGCAAGGACCTTGCCGAGCTGATCGGCGAAGCGCGCAGGCTTGGGTTCTATACCAACTTGATCACCTCCGGCATCGGCCTGACCGAGCAGAAGATCAGCGATTTCAAGAAGGCCGGTCTGGACCATATCCAGATCAGCTTCCAGGCCAGCGACGAACAGGTAAACAACCTGCTGGCCGGCTCGAAAAAAGCCTTCGCACAAAAACTGGAAATGGCCCGAGCGGTGAAGGCACACGGTTACCCGATGGTGCTGAACTTCGTGACCCATCGGCACAACATCGACAAGATCGACCGCATCATCGAGCTGTGTATCGCGCTTGAGGCAGACTTTGTCGAGCTTGCCACCTGCCAGTTCTACGGCTGGGCGCAGCTCAATCGTGTGGGGTTGTTGCCAACCCAGGAACAGCTGGTGCGCGCCGAACGCATCACCAACGAATACCGCGCCAAGCTGGAAGCCGAAGGCCACCCGTGCAAGCTGATCTTTGTCACGCCGGATTACTACGAGGAGCGCCCGAAGGCCTGCATGAACGGCTGGGGCAGTATCTTTCTGACAGTAACGCCAGACGGCACCGCACTGCCCTGTCACGGCGCCCGACAGATGCCGGTGCAATTTCCCAACGTGCGCGAGCACAGCATGCAGCACATCTGGTACGACTCGTTTGGCTTCAACCGCTTTCGTGGCTACGACTGGATGCCCGAACCATGCCGTTCTTGCGATGAAAAGGAAAAGGACTTCGGCGGCTGCCGATGCCAGGCCTTCATGCTCACGGGAGACGCGAGCAATGCCGACCCGGTGTGCAGCAAGTCCGAGCAGCACGGCATCATCCTGCAAGCGCGGGAAGAAGCCGAACACGCCACCCAGACCATCGAGCAGTTGGCCTTTCGCAACGAGCGCAACTCACGGCTCATCGCAAAAGGCTGA
- the pqqD gene encoding pyrroloquinoline quinone biosynthesis peptide chaperone PqqD codes for MSFDRSRIPTWRQGYRYQYEPAQKGHVLLYPEGMIKLNDSAALIGGLIDGERDVAAIIAELDKQFPGVPELGEDIEQFMEVARAEHWITLA; via the coding sequence ATGAGCTTTGATCGCAGCAGAATACCGACCTGGCGCCAGGGCTATCGCTACCAGTACGAGCCTGCGCAAAAAGGCCACGTGTTGCTCTACCCCGAAGGCATGATCAAGCTCAACGACAGCGCCGCGCTGATCGGTGGCTTGATCGACGGCGAGCGCGACGTGGCGGCGATCATCGCCGAGCTGGATAAACAGTTCCCCGGCGTGCCGGAGCTTGGCGAAGACATCGAGCAATTCATGGAGGTCGCCCGTGCCGAGCACTGGATCACCCTTGCCTGA
- a CDS encoding Lrp/AsnC family transcriptional regulator has product MPALDEIDRQLIAALQINARESVAMLARQLGIARTTVTSRLARLEKTQVITGYGVRLGQRVVDGGLQAYVGITVQARSGKDVLRRLSAMAQVQQLCAVSGEFDYVAWLRTDSPEQLDQLLDQIGSVDGVEKTTTSIILSNKLDRGQPI; this is encoded by the coding sequence TTGCCCGCCCTAGACGAAATTGATCGCCAACTGATCGCCGCCCTGCAGATCAATGCCCGCGAAAGCGTGGCCATGCTCGCCCGGCAGTTGGGCATCGCACGCACTACGGTGACGTCACGCCTGGCACGCCTGGAGAAAACCCAGGTGATCACCGGTTATGGCGTGCGCCTCGGGCAACGAGTGGTCGATGGGGGGTTGCAGGCTTACGTCGGGATCACCGTACAAGCGCGCTCGGGCAAGGACGTGTTGCGAAGGTTGAGTGCCATGGCCCAGGTGCAGCAGTTGTGCGCGGTGAGTGGTGAGTTCGATTACGTCGCTTGGCTGCGCACGGACTCGCCGGAGCAGTTGGACCAATTGCTCGATCAGATCGGCAGTGTGGACGGCGTGGAAAAAACCACGACTTCGATCATCCTGAGTAACAAATTGGATCGAGGACAGCCAATCTGA
- the pqqC gene encoding pyrroloquinoline-quinone synthase PqqC, which yields MTDTPLTTVEFEAALRAKGAFYHIHHPYHVAMYEGRATREQIQGWVANRFYYQVNIPLKDAAILANCPDREIRREWIQRLLDHDGAPGEDGGIEAWLRLGQAVGLDPDQLRSQELVLPGVRFAVDAYVNFARRASWQEAASSSLTELFAPQIHQSRLDSWPQHYPWIDPAGYEYFRTRLGQARRDVEHGLAITLQHYTTREGQERMLEILQFKLDILWSMLDAMSMAYELNRPPYHSVTAQRVWHKGITL from the coding sequence ATGACTGACACGCCATTGACCACCGTTGAATTCGAAGCCGCCCTGCGCGCCAAGGGCGCCTTCTACCATATTCATCACCCGTACCACGTGGCGATGTACGAAGGCCGCGCCACCCGTGAGCAGATCCAGGGCTGGGTCGCCAACCGTTTCTACTATCAGGTGAACATCCCCCTGAAAGACGCTGCGATCCTGGCCAATTGCCCGGACCGCGAGATCCGCCGTGAGTGGATTCAGCGCCTGCTCGACCACGATGGCGCCCCCGGTGAAGACGGCGGTATCGAAGCCTGGCTGCGCCTGGGCCAGGCGGTTGGCCTCGACCCGGACCAGCTGCGCTCGCAGGAATTGGTGCTGCCCGGCGTACGATTCGCGGTAGATGCCTACGTCAACTTCGCCCGCCGCGCCAGTTGGCAAGAAGCCGCCAGCAGCTCACTGACAGAACTGTTCGCGCCGCAGATCCACCAGTCACGCCTCGACAGCTGGCCGCAGCATTACCCGTGGATCGACCCGGCCGGCTACGAATACTTCCGCACCCGCCTCGGCCAGGCTCGCCGCGATGTGGAACACGGATTGGCGATCACCCTGCAGCACTACACCACCCGTGAAGGCCAGGAACGCATGCTGGAAATTCTCCAGTTCAAACTGGACATCCTGTGGAGCATGCTGGATGCCATGAGCATGGCCTATGAACTCAACCGCCCGCCGTATCACAGCGTGACCGCGCAGCGGGTATGGCATAAAGGGATCACCCTATGA
- the pqqB gene encoding pyrroloquinoline quinone biosynthesis protein PqqB translates to MFVQILGSAAGGGFPQWNCNCVNCAGFRDGSLRAQARTQSSIALSDDGVNWVLCNASPDIRAQLQGFAPMQPGRALRDTGISAIILMDSQIDHTTGLLSLREGCPHQVWCTDMVHEDLSTGFPLFTMLTHWNGGLAWNRIELDASFTIPACPNLRFTPLPLRSAAPPYSPHRFDPHPGDNIGLIVEDLRTGGKLFYAPGLGKVDAPLLEIMAGSDCLLVDGTMWDDDEMQRRGVGTRTGREMGHLAQNGTGGMLEVLEQLPEQRKVLIHINNTNPILDEDSPERAELVRRNVEVAYDGMSIEL, encoded by the coding sequence ATGTTTGTCCAGATTCTAGGTTCCGCCGCCGGCGGTGGGTTCCCGCAGTGGAACTGCAACTGCGTGAACTGCGCAGGTTTTCGTGATGGCAGCCTGCGGGCCCAGGCGCGTACCCAGTCGTCCATCGCGCTCTCCGACGACGGTGTGAACTGGGTACTGTGCAACGCCTCGCCGGATATCCGCGCGCAACTCCAAGGCTTTGCACCGATGCAACCCGGCCGCGCCCTGCGGGACACCGGCATCAGCGCGATCATCCTGATGGACAGCCAGATCGACCACACCACCGGCCTGTTGAGCCTGCGCGAAGGCTGCCCACACCAAGTGTGGTGCACCGACATGGTCCATGAAGACCTGAGCACCGGCTTCCCACTGTTCACCATGCTCACCCACTGGAACGGCGGCCTGGCCTGGAACCGCATCGAGCTGGACGCCAGCTTCACCATCCCGGCCTGCCCCAACCTGCGTTTCACCCCACTGCCACTGCGCAGTGCAGCGCCGCCCTACTCGCCGCATCGCTTCGACCCGCACCCTGGCGACAACATCGGCCTGATCGTCGAAGACCTGCGCACCGGCGGCAAACTGTTCTACGCGCCGGGGCTGGGCAAGGTCGACGCGCCATTACTGGAGATCATGGCCGGCAGCGACTGCCTGCTGGTGGACGGCACGATGTGGGATGACGATGAAATGCAACGCCGTGGCGTCGGCACCCGCACCGGCCGCGAGATGGGCCATCTGGCGCAAAACGGCACCGGCGGCATGCTTGAAGTGCTGGAACAGTTGCCCGAGCAGCGCAAGGTACTTATCCACATCAACAACACCAACCCGATCCTCGATGAAGACTCTCCCGAGCGAGCGGAGCTGGTGCGGCGCAATGTCGAAGTGGCTTACGACGGCATGAGCATTGAATTGTAG
- a CDS encoding flavin monoamine oxidase family protein — MSKTNRHPADGKKPITIFGPDFPFAFDDWIEHPAGLGSIPAAHHGAEVAIVGAGIAGLVAAYELMKLGLKPVVYEASKMGGRLRSQAFEGADGIIAELGGMRFPVSSTAFYHYVDKLGLETKPFPNPLTPASGSTVIDLEGQTHYAEKLSDLPALFQEVADAWADALETGSQFGDIQQAIRDRDVPRLKALWNKLIPLWDDRTFYDFVATSKAFAKLSFHHREVFGQVGFGTGGWDSDFPNSMLEIFRVVMTNCDDHQHLVVGGVAQVPMGIWRHVPERCAHWPSGTSLSSLHRGAPRAGVKRIAHAADGRFAVTDNYGDTREYAAVLTTCQSWLLTTQIECDETLFSQKMWMALDRTRYMQSSKTFVMVDRPFWKDKDPETGRDLMSMTLTDRLTRGTYLFDNGDDKPGVICLSYSWMSDALKMLPQPIDKRVKLALDALKKIYPKVDIKARIIGDPITVSWEADPHFLGAFKGALPGHYRYNQRMYAHFMQKDMPAEQRGIFIAGDDVSWTPAWVEGAVQTSLNAVWGIMTHFGGSTPPENPGPGDVFDQIGPIALAD, encoded by the coding sequence ATCAGCAAGACCAATCGCCACCCCGCCGACGGCAAGAAACCCATCACCATCTTTGGCCCGGACTTCCCGTTTGCCTTTGATGACTGGATCGAGCACCCCGCCGGCCTGGGCAGCATCCCCGCCGCCCACCACGGTGCCGAAGTGGCGATTGTCGGTGCCGGGATCGCGGGCCTGGTGGCCGCCTATGAGCTGATGAAGCTGGGCCTCAAGCCCGTGGTGTACGAAGCCTCTAAAATGGGTGGCCGCCTGCGCTCCCAAGCGTTTGAAGGCGCCGATGGCATCATTGCCGAGCTGGGCGGCATGCGCTTCCCGGTGTCGTCCACTGCGTTCTATCACTATGTCGACAAGCTCGGGCTGGAAACCAAACCCTTTCCCAACCCACTGACCCCGGCATCCGGCAGCACGGTGATCGACCTCGAAGGCCAAACCCACTACGCCGAAAAACTCTCCGATTTGCCAGCGCTTTTCCAGGAAGTCGCTGACGCCTGGGCGGATGCGCTGGAAACGGGGTCGCAGTTCGGTGATATCCAGCAAGCCATTCGCGACCGCGATGTGCCGCGCCTCAAAGCGCTGTGGAACAAGCTGATACCGCTGTGGGACGACCGTACCTTCTACGACTTCGTCGCCACCTCCAAGGCGTTCGCCAAGCTGTCGTTTCATCATCGTGAAGTGTTCGGCCAAGTGGGTTTCGGCACTGGCGGCTGGGACTCGGACTTCCCCAACTCCATGCTGGAAATCTTCCGCGTGGTGATGACCAACTGCGACGACCATCAGCACTTGGTCGTCGGCGGCGTGGCCCAGGTGCCGATGGGCATCTGGCGCCATGTACCGGAGCGTTGCGCCCACTGGCCGTCGGGCACCAGTCTGAGTTCGCTGCATCGCGGTGCGCCACGGGCCGGGGTGAAGCGCATTGCCCATGCCGCCGATGGTCGTTTCGCCGTCACCGACAACTACGGCGACACCCGCGAATACGCCGCCGTGCTGACCACCTGCCAAAGCTGGCTGCTGACCACCCAGATCGAATGCGACGAAACCCTGTTCTCGCAAAAGATGTGGATGGCCCTGGACCGCACGCGCTACATGCAATCGTCGAAAACCTTCGTGATGGTCGACCGCCCGTTCTGGAAAGACAAAGACCCGGAAACCGGCCGCGACCTGATGAGCATGACCCTCACCGACCGCCTGACCCGTGGTACCTATCTTTTCGATAACGGCGACGACAAGCCAGGTGTGATCTGCCTGTCGTACTCGTGGATGAGCGACGCGCTCAAGATGCTGCCGCAGCCCATCGACAAGCGCGTAAAACTGGCCCTCGACGCGTTGAAAAAGATCTACCCGAAGGTTGATATCAAGGCGCGCATCATCGGTGACCCCATCACCGTGTCGTGGGAGGCTGACCCACACTTCCTCGGGGCTTTCAAAGGCGCGCTGCCGGGCCACTATCGCTACAACCAGCGGATGTATGCGCACTTCATGCAGAAGGACATGCCCGCCGAACAACGTGGGATTTTTATCGCCGGTGATGATGTGTCCTGGACCCCGGCCTGGGTCGAAGGCGCGGTGCAGACCTCGCTGAACGCGGTGTGGGGCATCATGACCCACTTCGGTGGCAGCACTCCCCCGGAGAACCCAGGGCCGGGTGATGTCTTCGATCAAATCGGGCCAATCGCCCTGGCCGATTAA
- a CDS encoding YqaE/Pmp3 family membrane protein, with protein sequence MDFIRIIIAILLPPLGVFLQVGFGGAFWLNILLTLCGYIPGIVHAVYIIAKR encoded by the coding sequence ATGGATTTCATTCGTATCATCATCGCCATTTTGTTACCGCCACTGGGTGTGTTCCTGCAAGTAGGTTTTGGCGGCGCGTTCTGGCTGAACATTCTGCTGACCCTGTGCGGCTACATCCCCGGCATCGTGCACGCGGTTTACATCATCGCCAAACGCTGA
- the pqqF gene encoding pyrroloquinoline quinone biosynthesis protein PqqF: MPAPAHPHPLHLTLANGLRVSLQHAPRLKRCAAVLRVAAGSHDVPLAWPGLAHFLEHLLFLGTERFPTDEGLMAYVQRHGGQVNASTRERTTDFFFELPAATFAGGLERLTDMLTHPRLALEDQLREREVLHAEFVAWSQDAKAQQQVALLQGLAADHPLRGFHAGNRDSLPVEREAFQQALREFHAQFYQSAQMTLSLAGPQPLEALEDLAKRFSEQLASGSLRPQSPPPALMQGPAQSYRHIADNHLHHVITCGAPREALEFLCTWLKASAPGGLLAELKAQKLASSLQASVLYDFAGQAVLDIDFTTQDEPATRIEALLNDWLSFFAQSDWTSLREEFALLAARQQQVRGALALAQNDSQGLSEQDVVALKAMLDSLNLQPSEHSWQLPLSNPFLRPPVKEERAGLIRGQTSAHRGLRTFAQDRSRGRRDVSALAFSQAVASDSDEGALYLQWQSAPSDLESAVQSLRENARQAGVDLSFESLGNNALVKMVGLQEPIPAVLDVLAQSLSEPQAARTVSPPMIAIRTLLKALPACCTPLLPESTSWATARWQGLALGFCAAHEAAIKTAAARLPGQPANLIHVEPSLSGQRIWHEVETDSTDAALLLFCPAPGQSLADEAAWRLLGHLLQGSFYHRLRVELQIGYAVFSSIRQINGQTGLLFGVQSPSVTLEGIADHLQTFLKQLPKLIDCSESGYLALAQQFSAQTLSNAQAAELLWHAHLAGHPSGYLDQLQFHIKTCTREALQLAAQQLNDATGGWRCVANGPRRSAIWQAPD; this comes from the coding sequence ATGCCTGCGCCGGCCCACCCTCATCCTCTCCATCTGACCCTGGCCAATGGCTTGCGGGTTTCCTTGCAGCACGCGCCGCGTTTGAAGCGGTGCGCTGCCGTTCTACGGGTGGCGGCAGGCAGCCATGACGTGCCGCTGGCGTGGCCGGGGTTAGCGCATTTCCTCGAACATCTGTTGTTCCTCGGTACCGAGCGTTTTCCCACAGACGAGGGGTTGATGGCCTACGTGCAACGTCATGGAGGCCAGGTCAATGCCAGCACCCGTGAGCGCACCACGGACTTCTTCTTTGAACTGCCGGCTGCAACGTTCGCCGGTGGGCTGGAGCGGTTGACGGACATGCTGACCCACCCGCGCCTGGCGCTGGAGGATCAACTGCGCGAGCGCGAGGTGCTGCACGCGGAGTTCGTCGCCTGGTCCCAGGATGCCAAGGCCCAGCAGCAGGTTGCGTTGCTGCAAGGCCTGGCGGCGGATCATCCGCTACGGGGTTTTCACGCAGGCAACCGCGACAGCCTGCCGGTCGAGCGGGAGGCATTTCAGCAGGCGTTACGGGAGTTCCATGCGCAGTTCTATCAGAGCGCGCAGATGACCTTGAGCCTGGCTGGCCCTCAGCCGCTGGAAGCGCTGGAAGACTTGGCAAAGCGGTTCAGTGAACAACTGGCCTCAGGGTCTCTACGCCCACAATCCCCGCCACCGGCATTGATGCAGGGACCCGCGCAAAGCTATCGGCACATCGCCGATAATCACCTGCACCACGTCATCACCTGTGGCGCGCCACGGGAAGCGCTGGAGTTTCTCTGCACCTGGCTTAAGGCTTCGGCACCCGGCGGGTTGCTGGCTGAGCTGAAGGCACAAAAGCTGGCCAGTTCACTGCAGGCGTCGGTGCTTTACGACTTCGCTGGGCAAGCGGTGTTGGATATCGACTTCACCACCCAAGACGAACCAGCCACGCGGATTGAGGCATTGCTGAACGACTGGCTGAGCTTTTTCGCACAGAGCGACTGGACTTCTCTGCGGGAAGAATTCGCGCTGTTGGCGGCTCGTCAACAGCAGGTCCGAGGTGCCCTTGCGTTGGCCCAAAACGACAGCCAAGGCCTATCGGAACAGGACGTCGTCGCCCTCAAAGCCATGCTTGATTCGCTGAACCTGCAGCCCTCCGAGCACTCATGGCAACTGCCGCTGAGCAATCCCTTCCTGCGCCCACCGGTCAAGGAAGAACGCGCCGGCCTGATTCGCGGCCAGACCAGCGCTCACCGAGGGTTGCGCACTTTTGCCCAGGATCGCTCCCGCGGGCGTCGGGATGTGTCGGCGCTGGCTTTCAGCCAGGCAGTGGCGAGTGACAGTGATGAAGGTGCGCTGTATCTGCAATGGCAGTCTGCACCGTCCGATCTGGAAAGCGCCGTGCAATCGTTGCGCGAAAATGCCCGGCAGGCGGGCGTCGACTTGTCGTTCGAAAGCCTGGGCAACAACGCGCTGGTGAAGATGGTTGGGCTACAGGAGCCCATTCCAGCGGTGCTGGACGTATTGGCGCAAAGCCTGAGCGAGCCTCAAGCCGCCCGAACTGTCTCGCCGCCCATGATTGCCATCCGAACCTTGCTCAAGGCGCTGCCCGCTTGCTGCACGCCGCTTCTGCCCGAATCGACATCCTGGGCCACCGCGCGCTGGCAAGGCCTGGCGCTGGGCTTCTGCGCCGCGCACGAAGCCGCGATCAAAACCGCAGCAGCACGACTGCCCGGGCAACCCGCAAACCTTATTCACGTCGAGCCATCCCTAAGCGGCCAACGTATCTGGCATGAGGTGGAAACCGACTCAACCGACGCCGCCCTGCTGCTGTTTTGCCCTGCACCCGGACAGTCTTTGGCCGATGAAGCCGCATGGCGACTGCTCGGCCATTTGCTCCAGGGGTCGTTCTACCATCGCCTGCGGGTAGAGTTACAAATCGGCTACGCCGTGTTCAGCAGCATCCGACAGATAAACGGCCAGACCGGCCTGCTGTTCGGCGTGCAATCTCCCAGTGTGACGCTGGAAGGCATTGCCGACCACCTGCAAACCTTCCTGAAACAACTGCCTAAGCTGATCGATTGCAGCGAATCGGGCTACCTGGCCCTGGCACAACAGTTCTCGGCCCAGACGCTGTCCAACGCCCAAGCCGCCGAACTGCTATGGCACGCCCACCTGGCAGGCCATCCGTCAGGTTATCTGGATCAACTGCAATTCCACATTAAAACCTGTACCCGCGAAGCGTTGCAGCTTGCTGCCCAGCAATTGAACGACGCTACAGGCGGCTGGCGCTGCGTCGCCAACGGCCCGCGCCGCTCGGCTATCTGGCAAGCGCCAGACTGA